The genomic DNA caatgaaataaaaaatatatgtgaatGAGACAAACAATTTAAAGTGGTTTAATCAAATAGCCTAATCCATTAGCTTAACTCattactaaggattttaaagTATCCACTAAAACCTTCTACATGATTCCAAGTAGACCATCTAGTTCCAAGAATAGGAATATAACCTTTTATTTCGCAAAGTAGACCTTCTGACAACCTTGCTAAACAAATACAATGAAATTACAATAAAAGATGATCTAAGAAATGAATCTCTctgttacaagatctctcaaaaattgaatacaagacttgaaacaaataattacaaatgaagaacaaagttttttagagaaaattttgaaaacacttGAGCACTTGAGAATGATTTCAACACTTGAAACTTGTAATAAATTCTCTAACCATTAAATGCACCATCAAACTGGAATTTATAGGCTTAACCGACTCTTTGAATTTAATAGTCGTTGGTCACCATAAATGATCTGTAAAACTAGCAGTTAAAGTCATATATGACGAAAATGGTCGACAGGTTAAGAGACAGTTGACCGGTTAGGGCAAACCCTAAGAAAACGATAGACATGAAAAGCAAAAATAGTTGATATGGACAAAAACAGTTGACCAATTTTTATGCAATAGTTGTCGACTGCACTTAATTAGCCGAGAACTTGCAATTGATCGGTCGACAGGCTATGGCAATCGATTGACATCTTGGCTTCAGGCAATTGACTATTTTTCATATACAATCAACAAGTTTTTATGTAGTAGCTGTCGATTGCACTTGGCCGAGAACTTGTAATCGATCGATCGACAAACTATGGCAATTGGTCGACATCTTAGCTTCAAGCAGTTGACCATTTTTCATATATAGTCAACAGCTTAGCCTTTGCTTTTAAAAACTAGCTTCAATTCTCGAGAGTTTCAAAAACAATTTTtgacaaaacaattttaaacaattcttttgaaatAAGACTTTGATTTTCCAAATGTCATCAAGAGATTTGAGCATTGGATTTTGAGAACAAGACTATGGTATTTGAAGAAATTGATTCTCAtgaatttgattgatattttggtgcttgaaaaataaattagatgcACCAAATAAAGAGCtatttagaaaaattttgtACCATAAGAATAATatagtttttcatcatcaaaatcaaaacaaagagTAAAACAACATGTAATTCTCAAAAGTTCATGCATgcaatttcttctttatttttgaaaatcgtatGTATGAGATCACttgtttatttcaaaaaatcgGTATACAtatggttttgaaaaataaaggagaaattACGCCACCAAATATctcatataattttaaaaaataaggaaGAACCATATTACTAGTTTATTCTTTATATTTGAAAACAATTTACTTTGTAGCAAAAAGAtcttaaataaaatagtaaatcgatttatgattttcaaaactaaaaaagaaatactaattgaataaaataatttgtagtTTATTCTTCATTAGATAAACCAATTTATGGGTTTGTAAAGAAATGATAAACTTGCTGAATTATTTTGGCTGGAGTTTtagattaataaattttttaacagaaatttaaaatgcttaaataaaaaaaactcactGGATTCCTTAGTCCTTACTGACATGAGCAAGCTGGCTAGTAGCCAATAAGTACGTACTTGAACTTGACTTCATCAATAAATATAGTTGGAGACTGAACACTGATACTATTATTGGGTGAAAAAGGTTGTCATTATGAATCCACTTTTTATGTCATTAATTCTTCAAACCCAACATGGCAGCAACTTAATATTTTACACATTtgtttgcttgcttgcttgcttgctttcaGATTCAAAAGACAAATATGTATAACCTATTTTTAGATGAGTAGCTTGTTATTTCATGAGAAGATATCATCTTTTACTGAAGATATGTCGTTTTACTGTTTACTACAaacatctatctatctatctatctatctatctattttCATGAAAGGACATATCTTTTTAAACATGgatttgtctttctttttccattatAAGCGTTACAGACTAGCAACagaaattaaagttaatttGGTGGACAAATAGAGGGTAGTAAACAGAAGGTGAAGGTGAAGGTGATAAGAGGGTACGTAATAGGGGCTGCGTAGTCGACAGGGTTACTCTACTTTTTGTTGCCATTATTCATTTGCTGTTTTACtttccattttcctttgaagtttcTAGACAACCAAGCAGCACAAAATcttgtatttttctcttataTGCAAGAATGCGACAGGAAACCAACACCAATAAATTCCCCCATCAATGCATATCTCACTAGCACATGGCTAAATTTACACGCCTATTATTATTATCCTCTTCAACAAAGCTAGCTACTGCTTCCATTATAGATATGCAAATACAATAATACTCAACGACCACTTTAATTATTACGAACGTTACTTATCGCTTTAGTTTAGCAAGAGAATCCAAGCTTTTTGGATTCGTACGTATATATAGTCGTAGATTTATCAGAGTATTATATTtatgaagaattttttttgaatttttttttcttgttaattaaacaaaaaggtaattaattaaggcTGTGTTTCTACTTATTTCCTCAACGTTTTGCTCCACTCGTgagattatattatattcaaaGTGAAAGAAAATCACAGGCTCCAACAATACTCAGGTATCTATCGTGTCTATATATGGGTCTTAAGTAGTAAATATTCAGTTAGATTTTTGTGAAAGCATTCTCGTTAGCTTCTTTACCCCCTTATTGAATATAAACACAGGACGACAGAGCACTGCGAGACTTAAATTTATGTACAATTAAGAGAGCAATAGACAGTCATTGGACTCAAACACAAGGCCTTTGAAATTACTGCTATATATTTATTCCACTGCAGGGTTACCGCATCGGTAGTAAAAACAAAAGgcagaagtatatatatatgtaggagaaataaatatagaaactctttatatatttaattaattaattggaagAAGGCTTAAGGTAAGGTGGCCATTCTGGACTACAGAGAGAAGAACGGAACAGTGGAAGAAACATTGTTCGAGTTGATAATGCAcaattgggagagagagagagagagtacatgGTTTTGGTAACAATGGAAGAACCATTAATTTCAGtgataagaaataaataattgcCTCAACGTTTATACTGTTTGACTGATCCAAATTCCAAAGTTTAACTTTCAGAACATGGGCGAATTAGAAGGGGAAGAATTGACCAAATTGAGAATGCTGTTCCAGTAATTCTTGTTATCCTCGAAGTAATCGCCGCAGCCGCCGCTGTCCGATTCGCCGCTGCCGTCAGAGAAATTCCCGTCGGCGGAGCCGTTGATCAAGAGGTCCGTGAACCTCTCCATGAAGTTGACATGGTCCGACGTCCCGGTTCTGAGAGATTCCGGCGTCCACGAAACTCCGTCCATAGCTATCTCCTGAAGCCCCGACGTGAACGAAACCGAGTTCTCCACTCCGTCTTTGAGCTCCGGATACTGGGTCGTTGAGTTGTCGAGGCTCTTCCAGTCCTCTTGGCCATcgtctttctccattcctttGACGAACTCTACGAACGCCGTGGAAGAAGAGCTCTCTCCGGCGCCGGCGTTCCAGTGTTTGTTCAGAGGAGTGGAGGCCGTGGAGTCGAGGAAGGAGGCGGAGGCGGAACGGAGCTTAGATTGGCGGGCGAGGCGGGCTTCGGCTTCGAGGCGGGCGCTCTCCCACTGTGCCATGTGGCTGAGATTGGCGGCGCTCTTGGAGTGGCCGTCGGCTACGGCTGCGGCTGCGCCGGACAAAAGCGCATCGTTCCTGGGCTTATGGGTCACCGGGTCAATCCCCATCTTCGCCAACCTCTTCTTCAGATGCGTGTTCCAGTAGTTCTTGATCTCGTTGTCCGTTCTCTTGGGCAAGTGGGTTGCTATGGCCGACCATCTgatcaaaacaaaacaatataaatatatatatatgctctgtCACTTGTGACTTGACAACAAGAAAGCAAGCAGAGGATCAAAAGCAAAAGACAAAAGAActcatcaataaataattaattaggcGAATGACCTGTTGCCGAGCAGAGCGTGGAGTTGAATGATGGTTTGTTCTTCGTGTAGACTGAACTTGCCTCGCTTGATATCGGGGCGGAGATAATTGGTCCACCGGAGCCGGCAGCTCTTGCCACATCTCTGAAGCCCtaattaagaattaagatattGAGGGGAGATTAGGGCAGCAGACTCaagaataatgaaattaaagaaagaaatatgaaGGGGAAGTGATCAGAGTAGGCGACTGACCAGCTTTGGCGGGCAAAGAGCgccagctgccatggccgtttTCTTCAATGTAAGCCAAGAGCTTCTGGTCTTCTTCAGGCGTCCATGGCCCTTTCTTCAAGCCCACCTTGTCGCAGCATGGAGTTCGACCCATTTGCAGAGATCGATCGATCGATGGAATGGAAGACAGCTTGCGGGTGGGGTTTCTGTTTCTTCTGAGTTCACCAAGAGATGGACGAAGCCAAGGGCGAGAGAGACAAGAGTACTAAatatagggagagagagagaaagccaGAGAGGGATGTGGAAGAAAGAGAGGTCGGCAACAAGATGGGGGGAACACTCATTCAATGGACATCACTCTGCtgtggaaaaggaaaaggaaaagccAACCCCATCCCATGCAAATCCACACTAATTTATacaaccaaaataaatataaatcaacTAAAGGAATCATATCATATCATTGGGCGCTCTCTTTGAAAACCTATTTAGGTTATAAATTCAAAGGACCTTCACTTCTCTTCAAAGAacctattttatatatatttacaaaattaatattcaaagaGAACCCAATATCTagcaagctagctagctagattaattcttttattttgggaATTCATGAAATGTATGAGACCGTCACACTCTTAATTAGATGATTTATGAGCCATTTTGGATAGTTCCAAAGAGTTAATCAATAAGACCAAAATGTAGGTgattgtaaaaattataataatatgaaaaatgttaattGCACAAACAATATGAATTGTCGATGTCGCCTCTAGATGAATCATCGAGTTTCATGAAAACAAACCTTTTTGGGTTTCATCTGAGCTCGATCGGACTTCATGAAATTAAAACTTCTCTTGTccatgatattttgataattgatgatgaaattcaaTTAGATGAAATCTAATTTGATCGCCAAGTTTGTCATCTAGTTGATACATGTAACATGATTCCAATAATATTTGCATCATAAGTTCTTCAAAAGTACTAGGTACGAGAGCGTTAGAatggcattattattatttgaagcTAAAACAACTCATTAATAACTTTGACTTGTATTTCAGAAATGTCATTGTCTAATTAATATGATAGATATTTTTAACGAAATGCCATGtttgagttgagttgagttgaaactattttctttcttttttttattacttcatCACAATATGAATTCAGCATGAGGCATGAGATCGTTGCTGTTTAATTTGGAACTTTAATTTGTTCTTTTATCAgtcttaatttcttatattattatatggttacatttgaatttataattaaatcaaatatatatatgtatggtattaaaattatttaaacccttaattttaattttctttctatataaaTTTGTGCTTCTAattgtaataatattatttattttgaaaaataatgatatagCAACTGAATTATTGAGGGCTGTGCCACATGTCGAgctcaattttttatattacgTGTTATCACTCACGTCTCCATTGAACTCGCTTCAGGGTCATCACGAGAGAGGTAAATCAATGATGTGTTGGGtgattaagatttttttttatttttattttttttaaagttgtgTCCACTACCACTCACCAAGGACCACTCCTAGAAGGATggaatttttttacttttctcatAAATCAATCATATACTGACAGTCTCTAACATGACTTTACAATCCTTTCCTTTGCCACCCAACTGTACTCTGAGCCATGTTGAGCTCAATTGGTTTGTAGGTTATATGATTGGGCTGCccctgtaatttttttttaattacttttcagaaaatattttgcaattatgttaaaatacaaaatttgtcacaaaatatgaataaaaaatatttcaaacatacttttatttgtttgcaaaaatttaaataaacttctaATTTCAAGCTCAcaagatgatatttttaaatataattttaaaaatataacttagattaatataatattagcttcaaaacttaaattattgTAAAACACACATGATTTATTAAAGTTcctaaatttttgtaatttcttaaaattggcTAATTAGATTGAGCCATAGATTAGCCCACGGGCGTGTCGTGCCAGATTGAAGGGTCATCTCACGCCCTGCCAAATTGATGAATTTCGTGCCAAGTTAGAGTTCGCATACCTCTAATCTAGTATGACTCGTGTACTATAATAATGAGTCATGTTGGGTTGAGCCACAAGACCTATGaccatataaatataatttcagGCTACAACTCAAGACAATcttatattatgtttatttgattgtaatttttaaattaaaatttaattagagatatagttgatgttattaataaaattaaaatattatcaattcCATCAATACGACATCTACCATAATTACTAAGCAAAATTGCTATAGGGTTTATATTAATGGTAGGaatttgtatttcctaacttgttgttaGAGAGTTTGTTTGTTTAAATAAGAGGTTGTAATACCTATCTTGTTAGTAGAAGACTTATTTGTCTAAAGAAGAGGTTATAATTTTCTATCTTGTTGGTAGAGGGTCTACTTGAAATCAAGTAGGaagttttattaaattattttaaatccttagtgagtaattaattaaggtagtggattaagttTGGTttagtcgaaccactataaatccttgcatccctattgtatttattttggttgtgtttcattatttttatattttgttttcaaaatctccaagtttttaaatttctcaaacacccaattcactATTTCTTGTGTTGTAATACAATTGTTATACGATTATAACAATAAGTGATGTAAATAGGTGAGTATGATGAATAATATGAGTGAAGTCAAATTTACCAAAAGTGAAAGGTTCTTCCTTTTGTCAAGAGACTAGGTATTTATAGTCACGATTCTCCATGAATTTGCATGGGCCACGTGTCGCACTAGAAGGTTGACAGTTGTCAGACAAGCCTAAATGAAATCCCCCGGAGAAAACCCTTTCGGGTGAAAGTGGGCCTAGCTCTAGGTGGAGATTCATTCCACCTAGAGGAAACAACTTATTTCTCTTGTTTTGAGTGGAAATTCATCTAAGTCGGAGGAAATGACTTATGCTTCTCGCACCGGGTGGAAATTCATTCCACCCGAAGAAATTCTCTTTTCTCGATCTAGGTAAAAATTCATTCCACTAAGAGGAAACTCGTCTTTTTTTCGTCCTAGATGAAAAA from Diospyros lotus cultivar Yz01 chromosome 4, ASM1463336v1, whole genome shotgun sequence includes the following:
- the LOC127798851 gene encoding transcription factor MYB16-like is translated as MGRTPCCDKVGLKKGPWTPEEDQKLLAYIEENGHGSWRSLPAKAGLQRCGKSCRLRWTNYLRPDIKRGKFSLHEEQTIIQLHALLGNRWSAIATHLPKRTDNEIKNYWNTHLKKRLAKMGIDPVTHKPRNDALLSGAAAAVADGHSKSAANLSHMAQWESARLEAEARLARQSKLRSASASFLDSTASTPLNKHWNAGAGESSSSTAFVEFVKGMEKDDGQEDWKSLDNSTTQYPELKDGVENSVSFTSGLQEIAMDGVSWTPESLRTGTSDHVNFMERFTDLLINGSADGNFSDGSGESDSGGCGDYFEDNKNYWNSILNLVNSSPSNSPMF